One Glaciihabitans arcticus DNA window includes the following coding sequences:
- a CDS encoding YraN family protein, protein MATRTRAKDDLGRRGEMLAAAFLEGAGLTIVERNWRCPQGEIDLIARDAGELVFVEVKTRTSVAFGHPLEAITVQKLARLRRLAAAWCEAHDGPHHDVRIDAVGVIAPAGGPVEIEHLRAVF, encoded by the coding sequence ATGGCTACACGGACACGAGCGAAAGACGACCTCGGGCGACGCGGCGAGATGCTTGCCGCCGCCTTTCTCGAGGGCGCCGGTCTCACCATTGTCGAGCGCAATTGGCGCTGCCCCCAGGGTGAGATCGACCTGATCGCTCGGGACGCCGGCGAGCTCGTGTTCGTGGAGGTCAAGACGCGCACGAGCGTGGCGTTCGGGCATCCTCTCGAAGCCATCACCGTGCAGAAGCTCGCACGACTGCGCCGCCTCGCCGCCGCCTGGTGCGAGGCGCACGACGGACCGCATCACGACGTGCGCATCGACGCGGTCGGGGTCATCGCACCCGCGGGCGGACCGGTCGAGATCGAGCACCTCAGAGCGGTGTTCTGA
- a CDS encoding YifB family Mg chelatase-like AAA ATPase, giving the protein MPIGRTHSVSLLGLQGAIVEIEADISSNLPAFVIIGLPDAALGEARDRVRAAATNSGCSLPGRKVTINLSPAALPKHGSGFDLGIAMAIFGAAGDVSSESIDRVVHLGELGLDGRLRPISGVLPAVVGAQRAGFETVMVPTGNEDEAALVPGIRVVGVASLRDAVIWHGGKLDPVPVDPILRPGSHSVQDDVLELADVIGNDEAVDAMMVAAAGGHHVFLLGPPGAGKTMLAARLPGLLPELDPAAALEVSSLRSLAGFPVGSTLVTRPPLEAPHHTATAAALVGGGSGLIRPGAAARASHGVLFLDEAPEFASAVLDALRQPLESGVISIHRANAVAHFPGSFQLVMAANPCPCGQYGARDSECICTPMSRRKYLGRMSGPLLDRIDIQLRVNRITSAQLRVANESIRITTASARHRVTVAREAAAERLATTPWTLNSQVPGAWLRGPHARLSAATTSSIDRALERGGITMRGYDRVLRVGWSIADLDGAEHPTADHIGRALYFRKALSA; this is encoded by the coding sequence ATGCCGATCGGGCGTACCCACTCTGTCTCGCTGCTTGGGCTGCAGGGCGCGATCGTGGAGATCGAGGCGGATATCTCGAGCAACCTGCCCGCCTTCGTCATCATCGGGCTTCCGGATGCCGCACTCGGCGAGGCGCGCGACCGGGTGCGCGCCGCAGCCACCAATTCGGGCTGCTCCCTGCCCGGACGCAAGGTGACCATCAACCTCTCGCCCGCCGCCCTGCCCAAACACGGCTCGGGATTCGACCTCGGCATCGCCATGGCGATCTTTGGTGCCGCCGGGGATGTGAGTTCCGAATCGATCGACCGCGTTGTGCACCTCGGCGAACTCGGCCTCGACGGGCGACTGAGACCCATCTCCGGTGTCCTTCCCGCTGTCGTCGGTGCGCAGCGCGCGGGATTCGAGACAGTCATGGTCCCTACCGGCAATGAGGATGAAGCAGCACTCGTCCCCGGCATCCGCGTCGTCGGGGTGGCATCGCTGCGGGATGCCGTCATCTGGCACGGCGGCAAGCTCGACCCGGTCCCCGTCGATCCGATCCTGCGGCCCGGCTCGCATTCGGTTCAGGATGACGTTCTCGAACTCGCCGACGTCATCGGAAACGACGAGGCCGTCGACGCCATGATGGTCGCCGCCGCGGGAGGCCATCATGTCTTCCTGCTCGGACCGCCGGGCGCGGGCAAGACGATGCTCGCCGCCCGGCTGCCCGGGCTACTCCCCGAATTGGATCCGGCGGCCGCGCTCGAGGTGAGTTCTCTCCGCTCTCTGGCGGGATTCCCGGTCGGTTCCACGCTGGTGACCCGTCCACCGCTCGAAGCTCCGCATCACACGGCGACGGCAGCCGCGCTCGTCGGGGGAGGGAGCGGTCTCATCCGACCGGGAGCTGCAGCCCGAGCCTCGCACGGGGTGCTCTTCCTGGATGAAGCTCCCGAGTTCGCGTCCGCTGTACTCGACGCGCTGCGGCAACCGCTCGAGTCCGGGGTGATCAGCATTCACCGGGCCAACGCGGTCGCGCACTTCCCGGGATCGTTCCAGCTCGTGATGGCGGCGAACCCCTGCCCCTGCGGGCAGTACGGTGCGCGCGACTCCGAGTGCATCTGCACGCCCATGAGCCGCCGCAAGTATCTCGGGCGTATGTCCGGGCCGCTGCTCGACCGCATCGACATCCAGCTGCGGGTGAATCGCATCACGTCGGCCCAACTCCGGGTGGCGAACGAGTCGATCCGCATCACCACCGCCAGCGCTCGACATCGGGTGACGGTCGCTCGGGAGGCGGCGGCCGAGCGGCTGGCCACCACACCGTGGACGCTCAACTCGCAGGTGCCGGGAGCGTGGTTGCGGGGTCCGCACGCGCGGCTCTCGGCAGCAACGACGTCATCCATCGATCGCGCACTGGAACGGGGCGGCATCACCATGCGCGGGTACGACCGTGTCCTGCGCGTCGGGTGGAGCATCGCCGACCTCGACGGTGCCGAGCATCCCACCGCCGACCACATCGGTCGTGCGCTCTACTTTCGAAAGGCACTCTCCGCATGA
- the dprA gene encoding DNA-processing protein DprA, whose product MTIFGLAQGEVTSLMTAVVGRELDQAAVTELFARATWSGITEPGDRVAGSVIAALDAAEALRALVENRPPEWWLAAARERGVDEYSLEDFENAVKRWAPRLDLSLSLVAVRQAARYAVKFLVPSDELWPESLNDLGDHAPLALWQRGSDDAVRALDRSFALVGARAATGYGEHITMEASAGLVDRGYAIVSGAAYGIDGMAHRAALASRGTTIAFLAGGVDRFYPSGHDALLTRIVESGVVLSELPCGSAPTKWRFLQRNRLIAAAGLATVVLEAGWRSGSLNTAGHAAHLARPLGAVPGPVTSAASAGCHRLIREYNAVCVTNPDEMAELAPLGDPALVPEMSRERPAATRVLDALSQTSPRRAEDIANRTGMSLVEAQSTLGLLELDGAVAERERGWVKKKL is encoded by the coding sequence ATGACCATCTTCGGACTCGCCCAAGGCGAAGTCACCAGCCTCATGACCGCGGTCGTTGGTCGCGAACTCGACCAGGCCGCCGTCACCGAACTATTCGCCCGAGCCACATGGTCGGGCATCACCGAGCCGGGAGATCGCGTCGCCGGATCCGTTATTGCGGCACTGGATGCGGCCGAGGCGCTCAGGGCACTCGTCGAGAATCGTCCGCCCGAATGGTGGTTGGCGGCCGCCCGCGAACGGGGCGTCGACGAGTACAGCCTCGAGGATTTCGAGAACGCGGTGAAGCGGTGGGCTCCGCGACTCGACCTTTCCCTGTCGCTGGTCGCCGTGCGCCAGGCGGCCAGGTACGCGGTCAAGTTTCTCGTACCTTCCGACGAGCTCTGGCCGGAGTCGCTCAATGACCTCGGCGACCACGCCCCACTCGCGCTCTGGCAACGCGGATCCGACGATGCGGTCCGCGCACTGGATCGGTCCTTCGCCCTCGTCGGCGCTCGTGCTGCCACCGGATACGGCGAGCACATCACCATGGAAGCCTCCGCCGGGCTCGTCGACCGCGGCTACGCGATCGTCTCGGGCGCGGCGTATGGCATTGACGGGATGGCGCACCGAGCGGCGCTCGCGAGCCGCGGCACCACCATCGCGTTCCTCGCTGGGGGAGTGGACCGTTTCTACCCGAGCGGTCACGATGCTCTGCTGACCCGCATCGTCGAGTCCGGAGTCGTGCTGTCCGAGCTGCCCTGCGGGTCGGCGCCCACGAAGTGGCGGTTTCTTCAGCGGAATCGTTTAATCGCCGCAGCGGGCCTCGCGACAGTCGTACTCGAGGCAGGTTGGAGGTCCGGATCGCTCAACACGGCAGGGCACGCGGCCCACCTCGCACGTCCGCTCGGGGCTGTGCCCGGCCCGGTGACGAGCGCGGCATCAGCGGGCTGCCACCGGCTCATCCGCGAGTACAACGCGGTCTGCGTCACCAATCCCGACGAGATGGCCGAGCTCGCGCCGCTGGGTGACCCGGCGCTCGTGCCCGAGATGTCCCGCGAGCGGCCAGCCGCAACCAGGGTGCTCGACGCGCTCAGCCAGACGTCCCCACGGCGGGCCGAAGACATCGCCAACCGCACCGGAATGTCCCTCGTCGAGGCGCAGTCCACGCTCGGGCTGCTCGAACTCGACGGCGCGGTAGCTGAGCGGGAGAGGGGGTGGGTGAAGAAGAAACTCTAA
- a CDS encoding phosphodiesterase: MTQLGQYPDPVHVIAHVSDTHLLGGGKLLYGSVPSDERLIAAMNQLENSDVRPEAIVFTGDLADLGEPEAYERVKAIVEPAAARLGAQVIWVMGNHDERPEYSSLLFSEEPSTEPQDRVYDVNGLRIISLDTTVIGYHHGAISDAQLTWLADVLATPAPHGTLLALHHPPIPTPLVWAMQMLELQGQDKLAEVVRGTDIRAILGGHLHFSTHSTFAGIPVSVAAATCYTLALTQHDRLLSGVDSDQAINLVHVYGETVVHSIVPIGARTEITGFEGKHRADIEAMSVEKRLEMFSKKVSPFNLGEAPNA; the protein is encoded by the coding sequence ATGACCCAGTTAGGCCAGTACCCGGACCCCGTGCACGTCATTGCTCACGTCAGTGACACCCACCTGCTCGGCGGCGGAAAGCTGCTCTACGGCAGTGTGCCCAGCGACGAGCGCCTCATCGCCGCCATGAACCAGCTCGAGAACTCCGACGTGCGTCCCGAGGCGATCGTCTTTACCGGCGACCTCGCCGACCTGGGGGAGCCCGAAGCCTACGAACGCGTCAAAGCGATCGTAGAACCGGCCGCCGCGCGCCTGGGCGCCCAGGTGATCTGGGTCATGGGCAACCACGACGAGCGCCCCGAATACTCCAGTCTTCTCTTCAGCGAGGAGCCGTCCACTGAACCGCAGGACCGCGTGTACGACGTCAACGGCCTCCGCATCATCTCCCTCGACACAACGGTCATCGGCTACCACCACGGTGCGATTTCGGATGCCCAGCTCACCTGGCTCGCGGACGTGCTCGCCACTCCCGCGCCCCACGGCACCCTGCTCGCGCTGCACCACCCGCCGATCCCCACCCCTCTCGTCTGGGCGATGCAGATGCTCGAACTCCAGGGGCAGGACAAGCTGGCCGAGGTCGTGCGGGGCACCGATATCCGCGCCATCCTGGGCGGCCACCTGCACTTCTCCACGCACAGCACGTTCGCCGGAATCCCCGTATCCGTCGCCGCGGCCACCTGCTACACACTCGCCCTGACCCAGCACGATCGCCTGCTGTCGGGCGTCGACTCCGACCAGGCCATCAACCTCGTGCACGTCTACGGCGAGACGGTGGTGCACTCGATCGTTCCGATCGGGGCGCGCACCGAGATCACCGGGTTCGAAGGTAAGCACCGCGCCGACATCGAGGCCATGAGCGTCGAGAAGCGGCTCGAGATGTTCTCCAAGAAGGTCTCGCCGTTCAATCTGGGCGAGGCGCCGAACGCGTAA
- a CDS encoding MarR family winged helix-turn-helix transcriptional regulator, protein MANPARTRPEITIHPATGLLREILELTAAFQLHLGKELSVNQTDLDAMEELIKDGPLSPTELAGRLNISTAAVTTVVDRLTTVGHVSRVPNPDDRRGVLVVPSPASVARAMQTLMPMILSINEVLAGFNDEEKTTITVYLDRVVSAYRGHLPDMGPRE, encoded by the coding sequence ATGGCAAACCCCGCTCGCACCCGCCCGGAGATCACCATCCATCCCGCGACCGGCCTGCTGCGCGAGATCCTCGAGCTGACCGCGGCGTTCCAGCTGCACCTCGGCAAGGAGCTTTCGGTCAACCAGACCGACCTCGACGCGATGGAAGAACTGATCAAGGATGGCCCGCTGAGCCCCACGGAGCTCGCCGGCCGCCTGAACATCAGCACGGCCGCGGTCACCACCGTCGTCGACCGCCTGACCACAGTCGGGCACGTCTCGCGCGTGCCGAATCCGGATGACCGTCGCGGAGTGCTCGTGGTGCCGTCCCCAGCGTCCGTCGCTCGGGCCATGCAGACGCTCATGCCGATGATCCTGTCGATCAACGAGGTGCTCGCCGGGTTCAACGACGAGGAGAAGACGACGATTACCGTCTACCTCGATCGTGTGGTGAGCGCCTACCGCGGGCACCTGCCCGACATGGGGCCCCGGGAGTAG
- a CDS encoding MMPL family transporter has translation MRRLTTFITARRTSWIVLVVALLSAGAIFALGSGSDEETAPGAGLPASAESEQVAALQADLPGADATSALLVFTRGGDKLTDADVTAITATTADLADLSLDGFVPPPTISDDGTTALVVVPLDEISDVAAQADRAAEIRELANADLPAGVSALLTGPEGFAVDIAAVFKGADFTLLLTTVIVVAVLLLITYRSPWLWLVPLTVVGLADGLAGIVANRIASLAGIALDASVTGILSVLVFGAGTNYALLLIARYRDELRLVEDRREAMAKALRGAGPAIIASGSTVVLSLLTLLFAQLTGNRALGIACATGVVVAMLFALFVLPAALVLFGRGLFWPYIPRFGSEGTAERGVWFRLGTLVSKKPVAVAIVGALLLGGLALGVPQIKIGLSQTEKFTSVPEAVVGQEQLADAFSAGSGSPAVVIVNAGYEDRAITAAESLPEVDSATVGESNSDIAQVNVVLDAAAETPEAYAAIGELRAELGELDGADALVGGLDAQTLDVNTAQTADQDLVIPLILFLVFIVLVLLLRAIVAPILLLLTVVASFFASIGASWFLFETVFDFPAIDTNVVLFSFLFLVALGVDYNIFLVTRAREEAVVHGTRGGMIRALASTGGVITSAGILLAAVFAVLGVLPLITLTQIGIIVCIGVLLDTLLVRTVIVPALAFIAGEKFWFPSKVAKESAR, from the coding sequence ATGCGCAGGCTCACGACATTCATCACGGCACGGCGCACCTCGTGGATCGTCCTGGTCGTCGCCCTGCTCTCGGCCGGCGCGATCTTCGCGCTCGGCTCCGGATCTGACGAGGAAACCGCGCCCGGCGCCGGACTCCCCGCGAGCGCCGAGTCCGAACAAGTTGCCGCGCTGCAGGCCGATCTGCCCGGTGCCGACGCGACTAGCGCGCTCCTCGTCTTCACGCGCGGCGGAGACAAGCTCACCGACGCCGACGTGACGGCCATCACCGCCACGACCGCCGACCTCGCCGACCTCTCGCTCGACGGATTCGTTCCGCCGCCCACGATCTCTGACGACGGCACAACCGCCCTCGTGGTCGTTCCCCTCGATGAGATTTCGGATGTCGCGGCGCAGGCCGACCGCGCTGCGGAGATCCGCGAACTCGCGAATGCCGACCTGCCCGCGGGGGTGTCTGCCCTGCTCACCGGCCCCGAGGGCTTCGCCGTGGATATCGCGGCGGTGTTCAAGGGCGCCGACTTCACCCTGCTGCTCACGACCGTCATCGTCGTCGCCGTGCTGCTGCTCATCACCTACCGCAGCCCGTGGCTGTGGCTGGTTCCGCTGACCGTCGTCGGACTCGCGGACGGCCTGGCCGGCATCGTCGCCAACCGGATCGCCAGTCTCGCGGGCATCGCCCTCGACGCCTCCGTCACCGGCATCCTCTCCGTTCTCGTCTTCGGTGCCGGAACCAACTACGCGCTGCTACTCATCGCCCGCTACAGGGATGAGCTGCGCCTCGTCGAGGATCGCCGCGAAGCGATGGCGAAGGCCCTGCGCGGCGCCGGCCCAGCGATCATCGCGAGCGGAAGCACCGTGGTGCTCAGCCTGCTGACCCTTCTCTTCGCCCAGCTCACCGGCAACCGCGCCCTCGGCATCGCCTGCGCAACCGGTGTCGTCGTCGCGATGCTGTTCGCCCTGTTCGTGCTGCCCGCAGCCCTCGTTCTGTTCGGCCGCGGACTGTTCTGGCCGTACATCCCGCGCTTCGGATCCGAGGGCACCGCAGAGCGCGGCGTCTGGTTCCGACTCGGCACGCTCGTCTCGAAGAAGCCGGTCGCCGTCGCGATTGTCGGTGCGCTGCTGCTCGGCGGTCTCGCCCTCGGGGTGCCGCAGATCAAAATCGGTCTGTCGCAGACGGAGAAGTTCACGAGTGTGCCCGAGGCTGTCGTCGGCCAGGAGCAGCTCGCCGACGCGTTCTCCGCCGGGAGCGGCTCGCCGGCCGTCGTCATCGTGAACGCCGGCTACGAGGACCGCGCCATCACTGCCGCCGAGTCCCTGCCCGAAGTGGACTCCGCGACCGTGGGGGAGTCGAACTCCGACATCGCGCAGGTGAACGTGGTGCTGGACGCCGCAGCGGAGACACCCGAGGCGTATGCCGCGATCGGCGAGCTGCGTGCAGAGCTCGGCGAACTCGACGGCGCCGACGCACTGGTCGGCGGACTCGACGCACAGACCCTGGATGTGAACACGGCACAGACCGCCGACCAGGACCTGGTCATCCCGCTCATTCTCTTTCTCGTCTTCATCGTGCTGGTGCTGCTGCTGCGCGCCATCGTCGCACCGATACTGCTGCTGCTCACGGTCGTCGCGTCGTTCTTCGCGAGCATCGGCGCGAGCTGGTTCCTGTTCGAGACGGTGTTCGACTTCCCGGCGATCGACACGAACGTGGTGCTGTTCAGCTTCCTGTTCCTCGTCGCGCTCGGCGTGGATTACAACATCTTCCTCGTGACGCGAGCACGTGAGGAGGCGGTGGTGCACGGCACGCGGGGCGGGATGATCCGCGCCCTCGCCTCCACTGGTGGCGTGATCACGAGCGCGGGAATCCTGCTGGCTGCGGTCTTCGCGGTGCTCGGCGTGCTGCCGCTCATCACGCTCACCCAGATCGGAATCATCGTTTGCATCGGCGTGCTGCTCGACACCCTGCTCGTGCGCACGGTCATCGTTCCGGCGCTCGCCTTCATCGCGGGGGAGAAGTTCTGGTTCCCGTCGAAAGTTGCGAAGGAGTCGGCGCGCTAA
- a CDS encoding tyrosine recombinase XerC, with the protein MSLDLVVSEFARYLSAERGFSEHTVRAYRSDLANLVDFAQRQGVGDVAALDLELLRSWLWESSNAGLAKSTLARRSATARSFGLWLARTGKAPTDAAARLRGPRPEQHLPRVLTRTQVDGILAGLAARAANPDPESRASLPALAAARAFALRDLAVIELLYASALRVSELTGLDVADVDRSRLTVLVTGKGSKQRTVPFGLPAADALTAWLEARDTLEPDGDALFVGNKGKRLGTRAVYALVAELLEDVPGSGPAGPHALRHTAATHLLDGGADLRAVQELLGHASLGTTQIYTHVSTERLRESYALAHPRA; encoded by the coding sequence ATGTCCCTCGACCTCGTTGTCTCCGAGTTCGCGCGCTACCTCAGCGCCGAGCGCGGCTTCAGCGAGCACACGGTGCGCGCCTACCGCTCGGACCTCGCCAACCTCGTTGACTTCGCCCAGCGACAGGGCGTTGGGGATGTCGCGGCCCTCGACCTCGAACTGCTGCGCTCCTGGCTCTGGGAGTCCTCCAACGCGGGTCTCGCGAAGTCCACGCTTGCGCGCCGTTCGGCAACGGCGCGCAGCTTCGGCCTGTGGCTGGCTCGCACCGGCAAGGCGCCCACGGATGCCGCGGCTCGCCTCCGCGGCCCGCGCCCCGAGCAGCACCTGCCGCGCGTTCTGACCCGCACCCAGGTCGACGGGATCCTTGCCGGTCTCGCTGCCCGGGCGGCGAACCCCGACCCGGAGTCCCGCGCAAGCCTGCCGGCTCTCGCCGCGGCTCGCGCCTTCGCGTTGCGCGACCTCGCCGTGATCGAGTTGCTCTACGCCTCCGCCCTTCGCGTGAGTGAGCTGACCGGACTCGACGTTGCGGATGTCGATCGCTCCCGTCTTACCGTGCTCGTCACCGGCAAGGGCTCGAAGCAGCGCACCGTGCCGTTCGGGCTTCCCGCTGCCGACGCCCTCACCGCCTGGCTCGAGGCCCGCGACACGCTCGAGCCGGATGGCGACGCGCTTTTCGTCGGGAACAAGGGCAAGCGCCTGGGGACCCGCGCCGTCTACGCGCTGGTCGCCGAGCTGCTCGAGGACGTTCCCGGCTCCGGTCCCGCCGGCCCACACGCACTCCGCCACACGGCGGCCACCCACCTTCTGGACGGCGGTGCCGACCTGCGCGCCGTGCAGGAGCTGCTCGGACACGCAAGCCTCGGCACTACCCAGATCTACACTCACGTGTCGACGGAGCGGCTGCGCGAGTCCTACGCGCTCGCGCACCCCCGGGCCTAG